Proteins from one Ahaetulla prasina isolate Xishuangbanna chromosome 2, ASM2864084v1, whole genome shotgun sequence genomic window:
- the MYOZ3 gene encoding myozenin-3 isoform X2 has protein sequence MMEELSLSINRGSRLYQQRQKRVQRFVLENPAGYKIDSNMAGGGSHPEYNGMETTKGWRSAHSTKGKENYQNDINYMEGSGKRGPPQVPQKTDKVLRMSKSLNPSAIAPGYSGPLKEVPPEKFNRTAIPKGYRSPWREFFCNADYQVDVKNHLPEPRKVNNLDIRNFNRTPTPFGGPLLIDAFPGFDGFVPLADAMNDVMLLSERPSFNRTPQGWIHVMPESEDL, from the exons ATGATGGAGGAATTGTCCCTGTCCATAAACAGGGGGTCGAGACTTTATCAACAAAGACAGAAGAGAGTGCAGCGTTTTGTGCTGGAGAATCCTGCAGGCTACAAAATT GACTCCAACATGGCAGGTGGAGGCTCACACCCAGAATACAATGGAATGGAAACTACCAAAGGATGGAGG TCTGCTCACTCCACAAAGGGCAAAGAAAACTATCAGAATGACATAAATTACATGGAGGGTTCAGGAAAGAGAGGACCTCCCCaagtaccacaaaaaacagaCAAAGTCTTGCGGATGAGCAAATCCCTGAACCCCAGTGCAATTGCTCCAG GCTATTCTGGACCACTAAAAGAAGTTCCACCAGAGAAATTTAACCGAACTGCAATCCCCAAAGGTTATCGGTCTCCCTGGCGGGAATTCTTCTGCAATGCTGATTACCAGGTAGATGTGAAAAACCATTTGCCCGAGCCCAGAAAAGTGAATAATTTGGACATTAGGAATTTCAACAG GACTCCTACACCATTTGGTGGGCCTTTACTGATTGACGCGTTCCCTGGGTTTGATGGATTTGTGCCCCTTGCAGATGCCATGAATGATGTGATGCTACTTTCAGAGAGACCCAGCTTCAACAGAACACCTCAAGGATGGATACATGTTATGCCTGAATCAGAGGATCTGTAG